Proteins encoded by one window of Enterobacter pseudoroggenkampii:
- the ycgZ gene encoding regulatory protein YcgZ: protein MQQKGYATDSAAAIAQYFEKAALPTQQETLGQVVVEILSDGRNLNRKSLCTKLLSRLEKADGPEEEEHYHMLLGLLFER from the coding sequence ATGCAGCAGAAAGGTTACGCCACAGATTCCGCAGCAGCAATCGCACAGTACTTCGAAAAAGCCGCGCTCCCTACCCAGCAGGAGACGCTTGGCCAGGTGGTTGTAGAAATTCTCAGCGACGGGCGAAACCTTAATCGCAAATCGCTCTGTACCAAACTGCTCAGCCGCCTCGAAAAGGCCGATGGCCCGGAAGAGGAAGAGCATTACCACATGCTGCTTGGTCTGCTCTTCGAACGGTAA
- a CDS encoding biofilm development regulator YmgB/AriR family protein has translation MRQNIQLQPEYHSAFLDSALSEYFRHAGDRFAEESAVFSTAVRCVLASEGHLSNKAIILWLIQTLEATNDVVQADVIRKTLEIVVGYTMDDL, from the coding sequence ATGAGACAAAATATTCAGCTTCAACCCGAATACCATTCTGCTTTTTTAGACAGTGCGCTGTCGGAATATTTCCGTCACGCAGGCGATCGTTTTGCTGAAGAGTCCGCTGTTTTTTCTACTGCAGTACGCTGTGTTCTGGCCTCCGAAGGTCATCTGTCCAATAAAGCGATCATCCTCTGGCTCATTCAGACGCTGGAAGCCACTAACGACGTGGTTCAGGCGGATGTGATTCGTAAGACGCTGGAAATCGTGGTGGGTTACACGATGGACGATCTCTAA
- a CDS encoding fimbria/pilus outer membrane usher protein, with the protein MATKTKKMQPARLAICIAFALVNAMQTVYARDSFNAELVELDNPGTGKADLSAFESGSQAPGKYHVDIILDDQLIETSDIDFTAVKSGEEGDSLKPCLSIEQLNRWGVKTALFPDLASKDASCVNLQAIPHASTDFQFAAQRLIVSIPQAAIDMPARGYVSPALWDEGIAAAMLNYSLSGANSRAKQNGSKNSNSQYANLRPGLNVGPWRLRNYTTWSRDETGQDKWDTVYTYAQRAIIPLKAQLTLGDSSAPADVFDSMPFRGGQLASDDDMLPDSLKGYAPVVRGIARTNAQVVVRQNGYQIYQTYVAPGAFEITDMYPTGGAGDLDVTVKEADGSEQHFTLPYASLPVLQREGRLKYSVTGGQYRSYNGSVDKTPFGQITGIYGLPYGLTLYGGLQESSKYQSIATGLGKNMGDFGAISADMTQAWSTPQGGEKSNGQSWRARYSKNIVGTGTHFSIAGYRYSTSGYYGMQEILDSYGDSSALQDRRRNRAELTMSQTLGGNLGSLMLSAAREDYWNSGKTMASYSLGYNNYWHNISYGLTWTYSKNGSAGSYDNNKRYDKDQLLAFNVSIPLEKFLPQTWANYGVSASKNNGTTHNIGLNGVALENHALNWNVQQGFGSDGVGYTGNLNGDYKGTYGEATAGYSYDKNSERLNYGLQGGILAHREGITLSQPLGETNVLISAPGAHGVDIRNQAGVKTDYRGYTVVSNLSVYRKNDITLAPESLPDDVELDINTRTVTPTRGAIVLADYKAKVGRRVLFNLLHNGQFVPFGAMASLKGADGSSVIVGDKGQAYLTGLDTQGTVFVTWGAESERQCRAPYVLSPQPSAGGITEINVNCL; encoded by the coding sequence ATGGCAACGAAAACTAAAAAAATGCAGCCTGCGCGTCTGGCGATCTGTATCGCCTTTGCGCTGGTAAATGCAATGCAGACTGTTTATGCCCGTGATTCGTTCAACGCCGAGTTGGTTGAACTGGACAATCCGGGCACGGGTAAAGCTGATTTATCTGCTTTTGAATCAGGTTCGCAGGCACCAGGGAAATACCACGTTGACATCATCCTTGACGACCAACTCATCGAGACCAGCGATATTGATTTTACCGCAGTAAAAAGTGGGGAAGAGGGCGATAGCCTTAAGCCTTGTCTGAGTATTGAACAGCTCAACAGATGGGGCGTCAAAACCGCGCTTTTTCCCGACTTAGCCAGTAAGGACGCGTCCTGTGTCAACCTTCAGGCTATTCCTCACGCCAGCACGGATTTTCAGTTTGCCGCGCAGCGACTGATCGTCAGCATTCCTCAGGCCGCCATTGATATGCCGGCACGCGGGTATGTCTCGCCAGCGCTATGGGATGAAGGGATCGCCGCCGCCATGTTGAATTACAGCCTGAGCGGCGCAAACAGCCGGGCAAAACAAAACGGCAGTAAAAACAGCAACAGTCAATATGCCAACCTGCGCCCGGGTCTCAACGTTGGACCGTGGCGACTGCGAAATTACACCACCTGGTCGCGGGATGAAACCGGTCAGGACAAATGGGATACCGTCTACACCTATGCGCAGCGGGCCATTATTCCGCTCAAAGCGCAGCTCACCCTGGGGGATAGCTCCGCGCCAGCCGACGTGTTCGACAGTATGCCGTTTCGCGGCGGACAGCTGGCTTCGGATGATGACATGCTCCCGGATTCGCTGAAAGGCTATGCACCCGTGGTGCGGGGGATCGCGCGCACCAATGCCCAGGTGGTGGTGCGGCAGAACGGCTATCAGATTTATCAGACCTACGTGGCGCCAGGCGCTTTTGAGATTACCGATATGTACCCCACGGGCGGCGCAGGGGATCTGGACGTCACCGTTAAAGAGGCTGATGGCAGTGAGCAACATTTCACTCTCCCGTACGCGTCATTACCGGTTTTACAGCGCGAAGGACGGCTCAAGTATTCAGTAACCGGAGGGCAATACCGTTCTTATAACGGCAGCGTCGATAAGACACCTTTCGGGCAAATCACCGGGATCTATGGTCTGCCGTATGGGCTAACGCTGTATGGCGGGCTGCAGGAGTCGAGTAAATATCAGTCGATCGCCACCGGGCTTGGAAAAAACATGGGTGATTTCGGCGCTATTTCTGCGGACATGACCCAGGCCTGGTCCACCCCGCAGGGTGGTGAGAAATCCAACGGCCAGTCCTGGCGTGCGCGATACAGCAAAAACATTGTGGGGACCGGAACCCATTTCTCGATTGCGGGTTACCGCTACTCGACCAGTGGTTACTACGGTATGCAGGAGATCCTTGATTCGTACGGTGACAGCTCCGCGCTTCAGGACCGACGCCGAAACCGGGCCGAACTTACGATGAGCCAGACGCTGGGCGGTAATCTTGGCTCGCTGATGCTGAGCGCGGCCCGTGAAGACTACTGGAATTCGGGTAAAACGATGGCGTCATACAGCCTGGGCTATAACAACTACTGGCACAACATCAGTTACGGACTCACCTGGACCTACAGTAAAAACGGTAGTGCGGGTTCATATGATAACAATAAACGGTACGACAAAGATCAGCTGCTGGCCTTTAACGTCAGTATCCCGCTGGAGAAGTTTTTGCCGCAGACCTGGGCTAACTATGGCGTGAGCGCCAGCAAGAATAACGGCACCACCCACAACATCGGCCTGAACGGCGTAGCACTGGAAAACCACGCCCTGAACTGGAACGTGCAGCAAGGCTTTGGGTCGGACGGCGTCGGCTACACGGGCAATCTGAACGGTGATTATAAGGGAACCTACGGCGAAGCGACGGCGGGCTACAGCTACGATAAAAACAGCGAGCGCCTTAATTACGGCCTGCAAGGGGGCATTCTTGCTCACAGAGAGGGGATCACGCTTTCGCAACCCCTGGGCGAGACCAATGTTCTGATTAGCGCGCCGGGCGCACACGGCGTCGATATCCGCAATCAGGCGGGCGTTAAAACGGATTACCGCGGATATACGGTGGTCAGCAATCTCTCCGTATACCGTAAAAATGACATCACCCTTGCCCCGGAAAGTCTGCCGGATGATGTTGAGCTGGATATTAATACCCGGACGGTGACGCCGACGCGTGGCGCGATCGTTTTGGCCGACTATAAGGCGAAGGTGGGGCGGCGGGTGTTATTTAATTTACTGCATAACGGCCAGTTTGTTCCCTTTGGCGCGATGGCAAGCCTTAAGGGCGCCGACGGCAGCAGCGTTATTGTTGGCGATAAAGGCCAGGCTTATCTCACCGGCCTGGATACTCAGGGAACCGTCTTCGTCACGTGGGGAGCGGAAAGCGAACGGCAATGCCGCGCACCTTACGTGCTTTCCCCGCAGCCGTCGGCGGGGGGAATTACCGAAATTAACGTCAATTGTCTTTAG
- the fdhF gene encoding formate dehydrogenase subunit alpha gives MKKIASVCPYCGAGCKLNLVVENNRIIRAEAAEGVTNQGTLCLKGFYGWDFLNDTRLLTPRLTQPMIRYHKGEAFTPVTWEEAIRYTAHRLSSIKAQHGPRSIMTTGSSRGTGNETNYVMQKFARAVLNTNNVDCCARVCHGPSVAGLQETLGNGAMSNSINDIENSKCLLVFGYNCADSHPIVARRVLKARENGAKIIVCDPRRIETARIADQHLQLKNGSNMALVNAFGYVLLEEELYDKSYVARFTEGLEAYRQTVKDYAPEKVEHLTGIPARDVRQAMRTFAAAPSATVMWGMGVTQFGQAVDVVRGLSSLALLTGNLGRPAVGVGPVRGQNNVQGACDMGVLPNMFPGYQDVTDPAVRQKFADAWGIDVNKMDDRVGTRITEVPHLALEGKVKAYYIMGEDPLQTEADLGLVRSGFEALDFVVVQDIFMTKTAEVADVLLPATSWGEHGGVFTCADRGFQRFGKAIEASGNVKRDWEIISLLATEMGYPMHYDSNQQIWDEMRELCPLFFGVTYEKMGEMGHVQWPCPTLDHPGTPYLYKDNQFDTPTGKGQLFAAPWRAPAETPDEDFPLVLCTVREVGHYSCRSMTGNCAALQSLADEPGRVQMHPADAEKLGIKEGQLVWVRSRRGKVITRASISERINKGAVYMTYQWWIGACNELTQDNLDPISKTPETKYCAVQLEAIEDQRWAEDYAASAYQSMKSRLISAVNV, from the coding sequence ATGAAAAAGATCGCCAGCGTCTGCCCCTACTGCGGTGCAGGCTGTAAATTAAACCTTGTCGTTGAAAATAACCGTATCATCCGTGCCGAAGCGGCAGAGGGCGTCACAAACCAGGGCACCCTGTGTCTGAAGGGCTTTTACGGCTGGGACTTCCTCAACGATACCCGTCTGCTCACCCCACGCCTGACCCAGCCGATGATCCGCTACCACAAAGGTGAGGCATTCACCCCCGTAACCTGGGAAGAGGCTATCCGCTATACCGCCCACAGGCTCAGCAGCATTAAAGCGCAGCACGGGCCCCGGTCGATCATGACCACCGGCTCCTCCCGCGGAACCGGCAATGAAACAAACTATGTGATGCAAAAATTTGCCCGCGCGGTGCTGAACACCAACAACGTGGACTGCTGCGCGCGCGTCTGCCATGGCCCTTCCGTGGCTGGTTTACAGGAAACGCTCGGCAACGGCGCCATGAGCAACTCCATCAACGATATTGAAAACTCAAAATGTCTGCTGGTGTTTGGCTATAACTGCGCGGACTCCCACCCTATCGTCGCCCGGCGCGTGCTGAAAGCGCGTGAAAACGGCGCGAAAATTATCGTTTGCGATCCGCGGCGCATCGAAACGGCGCGTATCGCCGACCAGCATCTGCAGCTGAAAAACGGCAGCAACATGGCGCTGGTGAACGCCTTCGGCTACGTGCTGCTGGAAGAGGAGTTGTACGACAAAAGCTACGTGGCGCGCTTTACGGAGGGGCTTGAGGCCTACCGCCAGACGGTGAAAGACTATGCGCCGGAGAAGGTTGAGCATCTTACCGGCATTCCCGCCCGCGACGTTCGCCAGGCGATGCGCACCTTCGCGGCGGCCCCTTCCGCCACCGTGATGTGGGGTATGGGCGTGACCCAGTTTGGTCAGGCTGTGGATGTGGTCAGAGGGCTTTCCAGCCTGGCGCTGCTGACCGGTAATCTCGGTCGCCCTGCCGTCGGCGTCGGGCCGGTACGCGGTCAAAATAACGTCCAGGGTGCCTGCGACATGGGCGTGCTGCCGAATATGTTCCCCGGCTATCAGGATGTGACCGATCCGGCGGTCAGGCAGAAGTTCGCCGACGCCTGGGGGATTGACGTCAATAAAATGGACGATCGCGTCGGGACGCGCATTACCGAGGTGCCTCATCTGGCGCTGGAAGGCAAGGTCAAGGCCTACTACATCATGGGGGAAGATCCGCTTCAGACCGAGGCCGACCTCGGTCTCGTTCGCAGCGGTTTTGAGGCGCTCGACTTTGTTGTGGTTCAGGACATCTTTATGACCAAAACGGCAGAAGTGGCGGACGTTCTGCTCCCTGCCACCTCCTGGGGTGAACACGGCGGCGTCTTTACCTGTGCCGATCGCGGGTTCCAGCGTTTCGGCAAAGCCATTGAGGCCAGCGGCAACGTGAAGCGCGACTGGGAGATCATCAGCCTGCTCGCCACCGAGATGGGCTACCCGATGCATTATGACTCCAACCAGCAGATCTGGGATGAGATGCGCGAGCTGTGCCCGCTCTTCTTCGGCGTGACGTATGAAAAAATGGGCGAGATGGGCCACGTGCAGTGGCCGTGCCCGACGCTGGATCATCCGGGCACGCCTTACCTGTACAAAGACAATCAGTTCGATACCCCAACCGGTAAAGGACAGCTCTTTGCCGCACCGTGGCGCGCGCCGGCGGAAACCCCGGATGAAGATTTCCCGCTGGTGCTGTGTACGGTACGCGAGGTGGGACACTACTCCTGCCGCTCGATGACCGGGAACTGCGCTGCGCTGCAGAGCCTGGCCGACGAGCCGGGCCGGGTGCAAATGCACCCTGCCGATGCGGAAAAACTGGGCATCAAGGAGGGTCAACTGGTCTGGGTACGTTCACGTCGCGGCAAAGTGATTACCCGCGCCAGCATCAGCGAGCGTATCAACAAGGGCGCGGTTTATATGACCTATCAGTGGTGGATTGGCGCCTGCAACGAGCTGACCCAGGATAATCTCGATCCCATCTCCAAAACGCCGGAAACGAAGTACTGCGCGGTACAGCTGGAGGCGATTGAGGACCAGCGCTGGGCGGAGGACTATGCCGCGTCGGCGTATCAGTCCATGAAGTCGCGGCTGATTAGTGCGGTGAATGTCTGA
- a CDS encoding LuxR C-terminal-related transcriptional regulator — protein sequence MLNILIKEPDSFFKNGLQYFLVDFFLHNFRHHIHFDTELTYDSVSAADIIILALCPGETLTCVPELKARKKGIVIGLVDDERRFSAFTSCFQDIIFISRRAPLGQVSEMLFIAWYRTQLPGYRWQHNGCFECQHKILSPQQIRVTVNFYRGFSVGQIADVLRTSDKTIFTHKYLLMQKFDLRSDYELMALIHRMVEKNAYPNKLRDHLIGFDG from the coding sequence ATGTTGAATATCCTGATTAAAGAACCGGATTCTTTTTTTAAAAATGGCCTGCAATATTTTCTTGTGGATTTTTTCCTGCATAATTTCAGGCATCACATTCATTTTGACACTGAGCTTACTTATGACAGCGTCAGTGCCGCGGATATTATTATTCTCGCTCTATGCCCCGGGGAAACGCTGACCTGTGTTCCTGAATTGAAAGCGCGAAAAAAAGGGATTGTGATTGGGCTGGTGGACGATGAGCGGCGTTTTTCCGCTTTTACATCCTGTTTTCAGGATATCATTTTTATCTCCCGCCGCGCCCCGCTTGGTCAGGTTAGCGAGATGCTCTTTATTGCATGGTACCGTACGCAACTGCCGGGATATCGCTGGCAGCATAACGGCTGTTTCGAGTGCCAGCATAAAATACTTTCGCCGCAGCAGATCCGCGTCACGGTGAATTTTTACAGAGGATTCTCGGTAGGGCAGATTGCTGATGTACTCAGGACGAGTGATAAAACGATATTCACGCATAAGTATTTGCTGATGCAAAAATTCGATCTGCGCAGTGATTATGAGCTTATGGCGCTCATTCACAGGATGGTCGAAAAAAATGCCTACCCGAACAAATTGCGTGACCATCTGATCGGTTTCGACGGATGA
- a CDS encoding helix-turn-helix domain-containing protein: MSLPEKSQRGSPYAQELISHLLPDCTTRHSARGERLDLQINGQGMCYLILEGTIAIYRRSDDMMLSTARSPAVFGLANLTDIYFNDYIKTVSPCLIGTLTTERVNEIIKEKALWGLLSKQLIFVYSRLYNNVMPQGAPTAYEMIRQQLVKLMEEDESYRLSVTAERYIREKTQLSRSGVMRILADLKTGGFIEMEEGRLIKINKLPARY, encoded by the coding sequence ATGTCCCTTCCAGAAAAGTCTCAACGGGGTTCTCCCTACGCGCAAGAGCTTATTTCACACCTGTTGCCTGATTGCACAACACGACATAGCGCCCGCGGCGAGCGACTGGACCTGCAAATTAACGGTCAGGGCATGTGCTATTTAATTCTCGAAGGAACCATCGCCATCTACAGAAGAAGCGATGACATGATGCTGTCTACGGCTCGCAGTCCGGCCGTGTTCGGCCTCGCCAACCTGACCGACATCTATTTCAATGATTATATTAAGACCGTCAGCCCTTGTCTGATAGGGACGCTCACCACCGAGCGGGTGAATGAAATTATCAAAGAGAAGGCGCTATGGGGACTGCTTTCTAAGCAGCTCATCTTTGTGTATAGCCGTCTTTATAACAACGTGATGCCGCAGGGCGCGCCGACGGCGTATGAGATGATTCGCCAGCAGCTGGTCAAGCTGATGGAGGAAGATGAGAGTTATCGGCTCAGCGTGACGGCGGAAAGGTATATCAGAGAGAAAACCCAGCTCTCCCGCAGCGGCGTGATGCGCATTCTGGCGGATTTAAAAACCGGCGGATTCATCGAAATGGAAGAAGGCAGGCTCATCAAAATCAATAAACTCCCCGCCCGATACTGA
- a CDS encoding fimbrial protein, producing MKKNIILAMVATGSALMMSNALAAAGTVNFNGNILDSACDVAVASQNQVVVLGDYNKTEFPATGSRTAATKFDIVLKNCPVTVNSAKVRFDGTPDLTNADLLAIDTSVAGAATGVAINLMTADKADLPLHGSNSYSYVLSSTADNTLNFYAQYISTAASVTAGPANSVANFSVVYN from the coding sequence ATGAAAAAGAACATTATTTTAGCGATGGTTGCGACAGGTTCTGCCTTGATGATGAGCAATGCACTCGCTGCTGCAGGAACCGTTAATTTTAACGGTAACATCCTGGATTCTGCCTGCGATGTCGCGGTTGCTTCTCAAAATCAGGTGGTGGTATTAGGCGATTACAATAAAACAGAATTTCCAGCAACAGGATCCCGCACTGCGGCAACGAAATTCGATATCGTCCTGAAGAACTGCCCGGTTACGGTCAACAGTGCCAAAGTCCGTTTTGACGGTACGCCCGATCTGACTAACGCCGATCTGCTTGCTATTGATACCTCCGTCGCCGGAGCGGCAACGGGTGTTGCTATTAATTTGATGACCGCTGATAAAGCGGATCTGCCGTTGCACGGCAGTAACAGCTATAGCTATGTGCTAAGCAGCACCGCCGATAATACGCTGAATTTCTACGCGCAGTATATTTCAACGGCTGCATCGGTGACGGCCGGTCCTGCAAACTCCGTGGCAAATTTCTCCGTTGTTTATAACTAG
- a CDS encoding fimbrial biogenesis chaperone, producing the protein MHFISKALLISAALTASFSNAYAGVIIGGTRVIFDGGKKEASISINNADSVPYLIQSWVDMPEGNANKAPFIVTPPLYRLDGGQQNIERILLSGSLPQDKESLFWLNIKAIPSASKQENSLQIAVKTRIKLIYRPSGLKGTTPEEQANKLTWSRSGNKFMVTNPTQYVINFNEISVGDKKLDEVSWVAPGATAVFSLPAGANGNHISFKVINDYGSPGRMYQASF; encoded by the coding sequence ATGCATTTTATTAGCAAGGCCCTGCTCATATCGGCCGCCCTGACAGCATCGTTTTCGAACGCTTATGCCGGGGTCATTATTGGCGGTACCCGCGTTATTTTTGATGGTGGGAAAAAAGAGGCATCAATCAGTATCAATAATGCTGATAGCGTGCCTTATTTAATCCAGTCCTGGGTTGACATGCCAGAGGGTAATGCTAATAAAGCACCTTTTATTGTAACGCCGCCTTTATATCGACTGGATGGCGGGCAGCAAAACATTGAACGTATTTTACTCTCGGGTTCACTACCCCAGGATAAAGAAAGTCTTTTCTGGCTGAATATTAAAGCCATACCGTCTGCCTCAAAACAGGAAAACTCACTGCAAATTGCTGTCAAAACGCGCATCAAGCTTATTTATCGCCCGTCAGGTCTGAAGGGAACAACGCCGGAAGAACAAGCGAATAAATTAACCTGGTCGCGTAGCGGGAATAAGTTCATGGTCACCAATCCAACGCAATATGTCATCAACTTTAATGAAATAAGCGTCGGTGATAAAAAACTGGATGAGGTCTCCTGGGTGGCACCGGGTGCAACGGCGGTATTTAGCTTACCCGCAGGTGCCAATGGTAACCACATTTCATTCAAAGTCATTAATGATTACGGCAGCCCCGGAAGAATGTATCAGGCCAGCTTTTAA
- a CDS encoding winged helix-turn-helix transcriptional regulator, which translates to MNTRLTTPLNNHESTVLGLKPFIHIDTLIKSVLPAADRMVICRGETVHYYKDDVRQCFLLLQGSVALHRRGDGIVLNSESAPFILGVSSQFSSEHLYVRALETAEIARVSLETFNQIVAQQDLWEHFSKLLIYTASRVYEHCAQISQMSAYDIIRFQLVELMQEPDAIRKNTTAAAYIKSRTYLSRSGIMRILAELRTGKYITMERGVLLDIHHLPRKY; encoded by the coding sequence ATGAATACGCGTTTAACCACGCCATTGAATAACCACGAATCAACCGTTCTGGGTTTAAAACCGTTTATCCATATAGATACCCTGATTAAATCAGTGCTACCTGCTGCGGACAGAATGGTCATCTGTCGGGGAGAAACCGTACATTATTATAAAGATGATGTGCGCCAGTGTTTTTTACTTCTCCAGGGAAGCGTGGCGCTTCATCGTCGCGGCGACGGCATTGTTTTAAACTCTGAATCAGCGCCTTTTATTCTTGGCGTCAGCAGTCAATTTTCTTCGGAGCATCTCTATGTCAGGGCCCTGGAGACGGCAGAAATCGCCCGCGTGTCGCTGGAGACGTTTAATCAGATTGTTGCGCAGCAGGATTTATGGGAGCACTTTTCAAAGCTGCTGATTTATACGGCCTCACGGGTGTATGAGCACTGCGCGCAAATATCGCAAATGTCTGCCTACGACATCATTCGCTTCCAGCTTGTTGAACTCATGCAGGAGCCCGATGCCATACGGAAAAATACGACGGCCGCCGCGTACATCAAAAGCAGGACCTATCTTTCACGTAGCGGAATTATGCGTATTCTGGCAGAACTGCGGACCGGGAAGTATATCACCATGGAACGTGGGGTGCTGCTTGACATTCATCATCTGCCGCGAAAATATTGA
- a CDS encoding fimbrial protein has translation MTMHIMRTAAFIAAVISGNVIAADSVNVSVAGNIIASPCVFNGGNTSLDINLGNIQASNMATPGSTSDPVFFSLPFTQCPAGTRSVTVSFTGNPDPVSGASYYMNSGSATNVAIAMSEAATGALKGTGTSITQTIASDRTATMVMQASVKSVTGGATPGSISAVVVMTMQYN, from the coding sequence ATGACGATGCATATAATGCGCACGGCAGCGTTCATCGCGGCAGTAATAAGCGGCAATGTTATTGCAGCGGATAGCGTTAACGTCAGCGTCGCCGGCAATATTATTGCCTCTCCCTGCGTATTCAATGGGGGCAATACCAGTCTGGATATTAACCTCGGCAATATTCAGGCATCCAATATGGCCACGCCGGGGTCGACATCCGATCCTGTGTTTTTTAGCCTGCCGTTTACCCAGTGTCCGGCAGGCACGCGCAGCGTTACGGTCTCCTTTACCGGCAACCCCGATCCCGTCTCGGGGGCGAGTTACTACATGAACAGCGGTTCGGCCACGAACGTCGCGATTGCGATGAGCGAGGCCGCAACCGGTGCGTTAAAGGGCACAGGGACAAGCATTACGCAGACTATTGCGTCAGACAGAACCGCGACGATGGTCATGCAGGCATCAGTCAAATCTGTCACCGGCGGTGCGACGCCGGGGAGCATCAGTGCCGTCGTGGTCATGACGATGCAATACAACTGA
- a CDS encoding fimbrial protein, translating into MRLINIIFLLCIAAGWNSAHAGTCTTITPQESTLSIGTITVQRDVAVGTVLFSRNATITGSYLTGCANPLMLGFSMRYLNATPSAYGNHVYDTNVNGIGVRFSSGNYFENPANTFSYNAQASYVEWWGGKIELIVTGPVSSGSLTPGVLGVVMLQGSDGVYRDGLTTTLLGGTINVLACNITTPQLTFPIGDISAALFGSTIGTTPAGAQNTQNLGLNCDAGANVNVSLSGIQNPDVATPSVLALTGQGNTGTAKGVGVQLLYNGTPLTLNARLPLKLAAGGQEAFPLTARYYQTQTTVEPGTANASATLNLTYQ; encoded by the coding sequence ATGCGCTTAATTAACATCATATTCCTGCTGTGTATCGCAGCAGGCTGGAACAGTGCTCATGCAGGAACCTGCACGACGATTACGCCGCAGGAATCAACTTTGTCCATCGGTACAATTACGGTTCAACGTGACGTGGCAGTTGGAACCGTATTATTTTCGCGAAACGCGACAATAACCGGTTCCTATTTAACGGGGTGTGCCAATCCATTAATGCTGGGTTTTAGCATGCGGTATTTGAATGCGACACCGAGTGCTTACGGTAATCATGTTTATGACACGAATGTAAACGGTATAGGCGTGCGTTTTTCGTCGGGTAATTATTTTGAAAACCCAGCCAATACCTTTTCCTATAATGCGCAGGCAAGTTATGTCGAATGGTGGGGCGGTAAAATAGAACTTATCGTTACCGGACCGGTCTCGTCGGGGTCCCTGACGCCGGGCGTGCTGGGGGTAGTGATGCTGCAGGGCAGTGACGGCGTTTACCGTGATGGCCTGACGACCACCCTGCTGGGCGGAACCATTAATGTACTGGCCTGCAATATTACAACACCGCAACTGACATTTCCGATAGGCGATATTTCTGCCGCGCTTTTTGGCTCAACGATAGGCACCACACCGGCTGGCGCTCAAAATACGCAAAATCTCGGGCTTAACTGCGATGCGGGGGCTAACGTCAACGTATCACTCAGCGGCATTCAGAATCCTGACGTTGCAACACCCAGCGTGCTCGCGCTTACGGGGCAGGGTAATACCGGTACGGCGAAAGGGGTTGGCGTTCAGTTGCTCTATAACGGTACACCGCTCACCCTCAATGCGCGTTTGCCGCTGAAGCTTGCGGCAGGGGGGCAGGAAGCGTTCCCATTAACGGCGCGTTATTACCAGACGCAAACGACGGTAGAACCCGGTACCGCAAATGCGTCAGCAACCTTAAATTTGACCTACCAGTAA